The DNA segment AATTTTCTGAACAAGGCCTTCACCTTCGAGAGCTTCGTCGAAGGTAAATCCAACCAGTTGGCGCGGGCGGCATCGGTCACGGTATCCGACAATATCGGCAAGGTCTACAACCCGCTGTTCATCTACGGCAGCTCCGGCCTGGGCAAAACTCATTTGATGCATGCCATCGGCAACGCGGTGCTGCTGAAAAAACCGGATGCCAACATCGTCTACCTGCACTCGGAAAAATTCGTGCAGGACATGGTCAAGGCCCTGCAACAGAACAGCATCAACCAGTTTAAAGAGTACTACCGCAGCATCGACATCTTGTTGATGGACGACATCCAGTTTCTGGCCGGCAAGGAGCGCTCGCAGGAGGAGTTTTTCCATACCTTCAACAATCTGCTGGATAACAAGCACCAGGTGGTACTGACCTGCGACAAATACCCGAAGGAAATCGACGGCCTGGAAGACCGGCTGAAATCGCGCTTCGGCTGGGGCTTGCCGGTGGCGATCGAGCCGCCGGACTTGGAAACCCGCACCGCGATTCTGATTAAAAAAGCCTTGCAGGTCGGCGTCGAGCTGGATCAGGAAATCGCTTTTTTCATCGCCAAACGCATTCCGTCCAACGTGCGTGACCTGGAAGGCGCGCTGCGGCGGGTGGTGGCCAACTCCCAATTCACCGGCCGCGAAATCACGCTGGAATTCACCAAGGAAGCGCTGCACGATTTGATCAGTCTGCAGGACAAACTGATCAGTATCGACAACATCCAGAAAACCGTGGCGGAGTACTTCAAGATTCGGGTCGCCGATTTGTCATCGAAAAACCGCAAACAATCCATCACCCGGCCGCGGCAGGTGGCGATGAGCCTGGCGCGCGAATTGACCTCGCACAGTTATCCGGAAATCGGCGACGCTTTCGGCGGCCGCGACCATACCACCGTGATCAACGCCTGCAAACGCATCGCCGAACTGAAGGAGGAGGACGTGAAAATGGCCGAAGACTACAAAAACCTGCTGCGGACCTTATCGCATTGATCGGTCCTGACCCGCTTTCCCCGCTGTTGGCTGCACCTTGAAACGCCATCTACTCAGTGCCTCGATTTTTCTGGCCGCAACCTTGCTTTATCTGGTAGGTTATTCCAAAACCAGCGCTGCCGCGGCGATCGCCGGAGGCGTATTCGAAGCTTGGTTTTGGCTCAGAATGTTCGAACAGCCACAGAGCGACGATATCGACCCGGCGAACCGATAAAGTTAGCCGCAGCCCGGCTACGAGCGCCTCGATCCGCGCTCATGGAAAACGGCGGAAAGGACCGAGTAAGCGATAAGGAACAAATCAAGGATTCAACATGAACGGCCCGCAACGCATCGTCTGTTTGACCGGCGAAACCACGGAAGTGCTTTATTTGCTGAACCAGCAATGGCGGATTGCCGGCATCTCCGGTTACACCACCCGCCCGGCCGCAGCACGTAAAGAAAAACCCAAAGTCGCCGCCTTCACCTCGGCCAACATCGGCAAGATTCTGGCATTGAACCCCGATTTAGTGTTGACCTGCACCAATCTGCAAGCCGACATTGCCGCGGCACTGATCAAAGCCGGCATCGAAGTGCATGCCTTCAACCAGCGTTCGTTAGCCGGCATCCTGCAAATGGTTTCCACGCTCGGCGCACTGGTCGATGCCGCCGAAGCCGCCGCCGCATTGCGTGCCGAGTTAGAGCGGCAGATCGCCTCGGCCCGCGCCGCAGCCGAATCGATGGCTGTCAGGCCGAAAATTTATTTCGAGGAATGGAATGAACCTCTGATTAGCGGCATCGGTTGGGTTTCGGAGATTATCGAACTGGCTGGCGGCAACGATTGCTTTGCCGAGCTGGCCGGTCAGGCTTCGGCCAAAGGCCGGATCATTGACGACCCGAATCGGGTCGTCGAGCGCCAACCCGACATCATCGTCGGCTCTTGGTGCGGCAAGAAATTCCGCCCGGAACAGCTTGCCGGCCGCCCCGGCTGGGACCTTATTCCGGCAGTACGCGACGGTTTCGTCCGCGAAATCAAATCGGCCGATATCCTGCAACCCGGCCCCGCGGTGTTGCAGCACGGCCTGCGGCAGATGCAGCACATCGTCCGGCAATGGTCGGCATGGCAGGCGGCACATGGTTAAACCAGCCGGCACGACAAATCGAAAACCATACTCGACCCGCTGCCGCAGCATTACGTTTTGCTGCGGTCTGGCGGCATATCTTCCAGACTTTTAATCGACGTCCCGTGGCTACTTTATTTCAAATTCCGCCGAACCACCCGCAACGCTTCGTCCTGCATAACGAAGTCCATGCCCGCGCCTCATCGATTCGCAGCCTGCCGGTGCGGGCCAGCTACTTGGCCTTGGCGCTGTCCGGCGAGGAAAAGCTGCGCGAACGCCAGCACCTGATCGCGCTGTGCCAACGCTACGGCGCCGCCGCGCCCGACCACGACGCCGACCATTTCAGCGCCGGCTTCGACGCGTTTCAGATGAGTTGGGAACAGCACGGCGAATTCAGCACCTACACCTTTTACGCCTACGACGGCGAGAGCGAACCGTTTGCCGAACCGGCCTTAAAAAAAGTCCCGGTGGACTGGCTATCGAAAATCGCCGGCCAAACCATGGTGGCCGCCCATGCCTGCGTGGTGACGGCCGCCGACATCGATTACCAGGACGGCATGGATTTAAGCCCGCTGTCCGCCTATTTTGCCGGCAACCCGATCGTCGGCTCCAAGGTCACCGGCGGCGCGGCGTCGGTCTTCACCGATTTTCGGATCCATGTGGACGGCTTCAGCCGGTTTCTGGTGGTCGACCAAAACCTGAAAACCGCCCAAGCCGGCCGCCTGCTGCACCGCCTGTTCGACATCGAGGTTTACCGGGTACTGGCATTGCTGGCTTTTCCGATCGCCCGCAAACTCTATCCCGAATTAAAAAGGGCCGACCGCCAGTTATACGCAATCACTAACTCGATGACCCAGCCGGACGCCGACGACGCCAAATTGCTCGACGAACTGACCGCACTGGCCGCCGAAGTGGAAAACCACATTTCGTCGCACCAGTTCCGGTTTGCGGCGGCCAGCGCTTACTACCATCTGGTCGGCCAACGTCTGACTGATTTGCGCGAAGCGCGGATCCAAGGTATTCAAACCCTCGGCGAGTTCATCAAACGCCGCCTTGAGCCGGCAATGAACACCTGCGCCTCGACCTCGCACCGGTTCAACCTGGTTTCGGAACGGGTCAGCAACGCCAGCCAACTGTTACGTACCAAAGTCGATATCATCATCGAACGCCAAAACCAGGGCTTGCTATCGTCGATGGCCTTGCGCGCCAAGATGCAACTACGTATGCAACAAACGGTCGAAGGGATTTCGATTGTGGCGATCGCATATTACGCCGCCAGTTTGGTCGGTAAAATTGCCGAAGCCCTGCATAGCGCGGGCTGGCATGTGAACCCCGAAATTGCCGAGGGTATCGCTATCCCGTTTATTTTGATCGCGATCGGCATCGTCACCAAACGCATCCACCGCATTATTGAAAACACGACGGATTTGTAAAGCATATTCCGCCGTCGCTTTGGAGTTTATTGGTTATTTTAACTGCGGCGACAAACCGCCGGCGTTACCCGGATTGAATCTAAATCGACCACATTACATCTTGAAACTAAACTAATAATGAAACTTCGCGTTATTCTAAAAAGATTCTCGCATCCGCAAGTTAGAAGGCGATTGAAAATCGGGTTGTCGCTTTGGGCGGCAGCCATCGTTTTAAGTTTGATTTCCAAAATATCCTACGATATCGGCTATTTCAAAGCCCAGTCGCTGATTGACGAAAAAAATGCGTCGAATCAGGTGGCACGGCAGCTTCTGACACCGGAGACCGCACAGCGCATTGTCACCGGCGCATTGAAGGAAGACCCCAATAACCCGAAAACCGTGGTAGTCCAGGTCACCGACAATAACCCGAAACTGTCGACAATCATTATCGAAAATAATAAGCAAAAAAGAATCGCCTGGATTATAGATTTACACTTGTATTTTACCGGCGACCTATATAGCGATAACGGCTACAATTTAACCCAATCCATGGAGTATCAAAATAATATTATTACCGGCCCACGTTAGATTGGGACCGCTTATGTATTTAGCAGGCTGGTGAAAAACTCCCAAAGCCAAGCAATCCGAGACCGATAACTGCTGGTACCGGTTAAAATAGGCTACCTAAATTTGGAGATGCCCCAATGCGCGGACACGATGCCATCCAACACAGCTGGTTCAGCTATGTCAGCCTGGAAGACCGTATTCCCAAACAACATCCGCTACGCCGCTTACGGCTATTGGTCGATGGCGTCTTGGCCTCAATGGATGCCGTGTTCGCCGAGCGTTACTCCCACACCGGTCGCCCGTCGATTGCCCCTGAAAAACTGCTGCGCGCCTTGCTGTTGCAAGTGCTCTATACCGTTCGCAGTGAGCGACAGTTGATGGAACAACTGGACTACAACCTGCTGTTTCGCTGGTTTGTCGGCTTGGGCATCGACGATACTGTCTGGGAACGCACGGTATTCAGCGCCAACCGCGAGCGCCTATTGTCCGAATCCCTCAGCCGCGAATTTTTCACCCGAGTGCTGGCCATAGCGGAATGGCAAAACCTGGTGTCCGACGAACACTTCAGTGTCGACGGCAGCCTGATCGAAGCCTGGGCCTCGCACAAAAGCTTCGTAAAAAAAGACGGTAGCGGTCCGGATAAGCCCGCCGGCCGCAATCCCGAGGTCGACTTCAGCGGCGAAAAGCGCAGCAACGCCACCCACCAAAGCACGACAGACCCGGAAGCCCGGCTCTACAAGAAAGGCGAATACACCGAGGCCAAACTGCGCTACATCACCCATGCCCTGTCCGAGAACCGTAACGGCCTGATTGTCGATGTCGAAACCACCCAAGCTACCGGCACCGCCGAAATCGAAGCCGCCCAAAAAATGGTCAAACGCCGCGTGCCCAAAGGCGGCAGCGTCGGTGCCGACAAAGGCTACGACCAACCGGCGTTCGTCAACCAACTCAACGCGCAAGACATCAAAGCCCATGTGGCCCGCAAAAAGACCGGCAGTGCCATCGATGGCCGCACCGCTCGCGGCAAAGGCTATGCCCAAAGCCTCAAGCGCCGCAAAATCGTCGAAGAGGCCTTCGGCTGGATCAAGACGGTCGGAGGCCTGCGCAAAACCCGCCACATGGGTTTAGCCAAAGTGGCAGGCCAAGCCTTATTTTGCTTTGCCGCGTACAACCTGACACGGCTGCTGAACTTACTGGTATTCACGCCGAAACCGGCGTGGGCTACGCCCGCCTAGGGCGAAGTGCGCCTGAAGACCGTCCAAAGACGGCGTCAGGTGGATAAAAAGGCCTCGAAACAGAGGCCTAACCGTTGAAACTCGATTTTATGACTGATTTCAACGCGAAAAAATCACGAGAACCGCGGGTAAGGGAAAATAGGCGCGAGTTTTTCACCAGCCTGTTAGGCCGAGTTGCCGATTATAAAACCGATAGCCGACGCTACAATCAACCGCAGTAAGGCGAAACCCGGCCGATTGTCATACCCCGGTCATATCGCTATGTTTGGATAGGAGGCCAATTCCTGCGGCAGGTATTCCCCGGCCGATATTGGCTCAGCCGTCCCCTCAACCGGAACCCGATCCAAAAGCATGCGCACCCAGTCGACAATTCTCGCCATTTTGTTGGTAACCTTGCTGGGCATCGCCGCATTTCGACACGGTACGCCCGGATTGCACGATATCGAACTCCACAAACAGGCCATCGGCCTTTTCATCGATAGCCATTACGGGGCGGCGGTCGTTTTATTCTTTCTTCTGTGCACGATTTTCATCAACTCACCGCTACCTTTGGCCGCGGCCATGAAAATCCTGTCCGGCTATTTCTTCGGGTTTTACCTGGGCGCGGTTTACAACGTCGGCGCAACGCTATTGGCATGTTTAATGGGATTTTGGCTGAGCCGTTACGCCCTTAGAAGCCGATTCGAGCGCTTGTTCTACAGCCGCCTGGAAGCCATCGAACACGAAATCGAACGCAACGGCTTTTACTATTTCCTTAGCCTGCGCGTCGCTATGGTAGTGCCCTATTTCCTGATCAACTTCGTCGCCGGGTTATCCAGACTATCGCTCAAGGATTATCTGCTCAGCACCTTGCTGGGCGTGGTGCCAGCGTCGTTGATTTATGCCAACGGCGGCGAACGATTGGAACAGATCCACTCCGCGGCCGACTTGTTCGAATGGCATACAGCCGGTTCGCTGGCGTTAATGGCAAGCGCCAGTCTGATCCCGGTATGGTTTCGGCGCAGCAGCCGCTACTCGGATTAGGCCGGCTGATACTGCCCTCAAGCCTTAGCCGCCGCCTCGTCGCATTCCCAATTCCCGATCGGCCTTTAGCCCGGTAACCTATACAAACTTTTCAACCCCATTTTCACTATGACCGATGCTAGACCAAATTAAACTATTTTTTGAGAAACACCTCGCCCTGCCATTACCGGCGGCTGCCGCAGAAGCCCAACTTCAACAGGCCTTGGTTGCATTGTTCATGGAAATGATGACGATGGACGATGTTTGCCAGGAAACCGAGCGGACGGCGATTTTATCGCTCACCAAAAAATGTATTTCGTTATCGACCGAACAGGCCGAGCATTTGATGGCAAATGCAGAACAAAAACGTCAACACGCGGTCGACTATTACGAATTTACCTCGCTGATCAACAAACGCTTCAGTCCCGGCGAAAAGGTCGGGTTGATACAATCGCTCTGGCAAATTGCCTATGCCGACGGCCAACTTGACCCACAAGAAGAATATCTGGTGCGGAAAATTGCAGATCTTTTGGGTGTCTCTCATACCGATTTTATAATGACCAAACTTCGGGTGAATGGCAAACCCTAAGTCCGCTAAAAACTTATCCGAATCACGCATGAAAAAACAGAAGAAAAACAAAGACCTCTGGTTGAATCAAACTGATATCGAAGTCGGTTGCTTGTACCTGACGACCGCCCGGCAATACCGTGC comes from the Methylomonas sp. EFPC3 genome and includes:
- the dnaA gene encoding chromosomal replication initiator protein DnaA; the encoded protein is MSVIWNNCLAKLEHEIPSADFSTWIRPLQAVESDSQLKLLAPNRFIIDHIKQHFFSIIEDAVNEFSNATLSVHFEIGSKKAPAIKAPTLSKSSTQKKNQPNFLNKAFTFESFVEGKSNQLARAASVTVSDNIGKVYNPLFIYGSSGLGKTHLMHAIGNAVLLKKPDANIVYLHSEKFVQDMVKALQQNSINQFKEYYRSIDILLMDDIQFLAGKERSQEEFFHTFNNLLDNKHQVVLTCDKYPKEIDGLEDRLKSRFGWGLPVAIEPPDLETRTAILIKKALQVGVELDQEIAFFIAKRIPSNVRDLEGALRRVVANSQFTGREITLEFTKEALHDLISLQDKLISIDNIQKTVAEYFKIRVADLSSKNRKQSITRPRQVAMSLARELTSHSYPEIGDAFGGRDHTTVINACKRIAELKEEDVKMAEDYKNLLRTLSH
- a CDS encoding TerB family tellurite resistance protein, producing the protein MLDQIKLFFEKHLALPLPAAAAEAQLQQALVALFMEMMTMDDVCQETERTAILSLTKKCISLSTEQAEHLMANAEQKRQHAVDYYEFTSLINKRFSPGEKVGLIQSLWQIAYADGQLDPQEEYLVRKIADLLGVSHTDFIMTKLRVNGKP
- a CDS encoding DUF3422 domain-containing protein, yielding MATLFQIPPNHPQRFVLHNEVHARASSIRSLPVRASYLALALSGEEKLRERQHLIALCQRYGAAAPDHDADHFSAGFDAFQMSWEQHGEFSTYTFYAYDGESEPFAEPALKKVPVDWLSKIAGQTMVAAHACVVTAADIDYQDGMDLSPLSAYFAGNPIVGSKVTGGAASVFTDFRIHVDGFSRFLVVDQNLKTAQAGRLLHRLFDIEVYRVLALLAFPIARKLYPELKRADRQLYAITNSMTQPDADDAKLLDELTALAAEVENHISSHQFRFAAASAYYHLVGQRLTDLREARIQGIQTLGEFIKRRLEPAMNTCASTSHRFNLVSERVSNASQLLRTKVDIIIERQNQGLLSSMALRAKMQLRMQQTVEGISIVAIAYYAASLVGKIAEALHSAGWHVNPEIAEGIAIPFILIAIGIVTKRIHRIIENTTDL
- a CDS encoding IS5 family transposase produces the protein MRGHDAIQHSWFSYVSLEDRIPKQHPLRRLRLLVDGVLASMDAVFAERYSHTGRPSIAPEKLLRALLLQVLYTVRSERQLMEQLDYNLLFRWFVGLGIDDTVWERTVFSANRERLLSESLSREFFTRVLAIAEWQNLVSDEHFSVDGSLIEAWASHKSFVKKDGSGPDKPAGRNPEVDFSGEKRSNATHQSTTDPEARLYKKGEYTEAKLRYITHALSENRNGLIVDVETTQATGTAEIEAAQKMVKRRVPKGGSVGADKGYDQPAFVNQLNAQDIKAHVARKKTGSAIDGRTARGKGYAQSLKRRKIVEEAFGWIKTVGGLRKTRHMGLAKVAGQALFCFAAYNLTRLLNLLVFTPKPAWATPA
- a CDS encoding VTT domain-containing protein, with protein sequence MRTQSTILAILLVTLLGIAAFRHGTPGLHDIELHKQAIGLFIDSHYGAAVVLFFLLCTIFINSPLPLAAAMKILSGYFFGFYLGAVYNVGATLLACLMGFWLSRYALRSRFERLFYSRLEAIEHEIERNGFYYFLSLRVAMVVPYFLINFVAGLSRLSLKDYLLSTLLGVVPASLIYANGGERLEQIHSAADLFEWHTAGSLALMASASLIPVWFRRSSRYSD
- a CDS encoding ABC transporter substrate-binding protein, translated to MNGPQRIVCLTGETTEVLYLLNQQWRIAGISGYTTRPAAARKEKPKVAAFTSANIGKILALNPDLVLTCTNLQADIAAALIKAGIEVHAFNQRSLAGILQMVSTLGALVDAAEAAAALRAELERQIASARAAAESMAVRPKIYFEEWNEPLISGIGWVSEIIELAGGNDCFAELAGQASAKGRIIDDPNRVVERQPDIIVGSWCGKKFRPEQLAGRPGWDLIPAVRDGFVREIKSADILQPGPAVLQHGLRQMQHIVRQWSAWQAAHG